From the Aspergillus puulaauensis MK2 DNA, chromosome 1, nearly complete sequence genome, the window CTGTTCCAAGTGCGATTCGACACCAAGGGTATTTGTTGTATTGACCAATATACATGTATGCTGGGGGGCAACGACAGATTCGATGATGGCGGCCAAATCGTACACATCGGGTAGTGCCTTGACGCACAGGATAACGTAGTCGAAGACGTTTTCACGAGATGCGGCTTCTTCTGGGGAGTGGACAACTATGACAAAGAGTTGGGATCAGCAATGTaactcctttttttttaaaaaaaaaaaacaagcgGGTGTTAAGAGGTGCTCACCATGACGGGGCTTAAACCGCTCTGTTCCAAATGTTTTCGACCTGGGTATGGTTAGAATAGTAATCCGAAGTATCTCAAGCAGGAGACGTACTTCATAGTCACCCCATATTGAGAAACCGCCTCGAAGCCGTTTTTCCAGACTAGCGTCACGTCGCAGGAAGTGGATGCCTGGAGTCTCCAGGAGAGGAACGCAGAGATGCCATTGCTGCCCACTATACAGGTTTTTGTTAGACGACGAACCATTCTCGGAGCTTCCGGAAgcgagggaaagggaagggCTTTGGATGATTCGAGGTGTAACAGAGGGTGCTGAAAGCACCAGGTCGAATCGGGGGTCGCAGTGGTCACTCACCTGACAAAATGCGCAGGCGCGGCGGAGGAGCCATGATAAGCGATCAAAAGTGGAAGGAAGCTGATCCCGCCAGCCGGACGCTGATAAAAGGACGGCAGACGATAGTGTTGCTGAGAAACACCAACTCCACAGGCACGGTGGACGCTATCCTATCTATCGCGCAACGAGCGGACGTCGATTCAATGGACCAGATCAGGGCGGGTTTCGATACGGTAGAGTAGGCACCGAAGAAacagggaaaaagaaaacgagcGAGAAACGAGAGtcggggaggagggatggtCGGATAAGAGGGAGTAAGAAGGGGACaaaggagggaggagagggatGGAAGTGTACGaggagcaaaaaaaaaaaagagagagagggagagagatggaggagtgaGGATGGATAGATGGATGGATAAAGGTGGAAGCAAGAAAACGGCCAGTTCAGGCGGAAAGGCAGCCCGATGATGGAGCCGTGCGTATTGAcgttttcttttcctttttctcttctgtcagtctattttctttttcctttttttccctAACAATCGTGGATCCCCGCCAGAGCTCGAACCGGAAACGGAGACAGGGAGGCGATAGGTGACTTGGGACTGCCTGCAAGCGAAGAAAATgcagaaaaaggaaaacaagaAGAATGCCCTGGCCAGTGGTTTCTCCTGAGGACTAAAAGTAGCGACCCCCTCTCAGAGCAGAAGGACGGATGCGCTCGCCGTGAGATTCAAAACCTGGCAGAGACCGACTAGGAGTATGCTACGGAGTACTACTAATTATGCTCTGCACAGCTCGCAATTGACTTTCCACCACCGAATGCATCTCGAGGGCGCCCGTTCTCTCGGGTTCATTactgctgctcttcctcaggCGGTTTACGTACTCCTTTGCCTATTTATCAGGTCTAATGAATCATCCTGATTATGCGTTTGAGACACGACAGCCACCCACTAATGTGGCCAGGCGAATCCACTTCCCAGGTCGAGAATGAGATCGAGCGCTCGGTCGGACCCGGTCAGATTCCGACTGTTTTCCATCCTTCTAACTAGCTGTTCTAGCTGTTTTCCCGTAATCAATTCGAAACAGTGAGCCTTGTTGATGCCGGCTGCTCAGATCTAGATCTGCCACTTGCATTCCCATCATATGAGCGTGTACAGATCACACTCCAGAGCACGAAACTGTCAGCACTACAACGTCCTCCGGGAGACTGTGCGACCCCTctcgccagcttcctcctATCAAGATGAAGCTGTTTTTGCAAGGCAGCTCGGGGTGTCTCCCGACCGCATTGAACGGGCTGATCGGACACGGCGATGGGTAGTACAGACTGGGAAGCAGGATCATGATATTACACTAtcatttctttctttcttttttttttttttttttctttctatttTTCCTATCGTTTTTGtttccctcttcatcatTCAATAATATGAAGGCACTGGAGCATGATTAGATAACGCTCGAAAGCGGCAGGAAGGGGGAGGCAGTGTTCTCATCCCAACATGCCAGAGCTTATGCCCGGAGTAGGGATCAGCGCCCTTGGACAGGGGACGAAACGGGAACAGCAGTGGGAATTTCGCAGTGGGCGCAGCACTGAAGCCTGAGCTGTTTGCAGCTGCTGATTGCATCCGGGGGGTCCTGGCTCCCGTCTTCGTTGCCGATGCTGCCAGTGGCTAGGTTCCTCATGGTCTCACGGTCTCCGGACTTTGTGTCTCTATCTCCAAAGGAGGGCCCCATCGGATTAGAATTTAGGTGctgggctgctgggggtgtGTGGCACGGCGCATGTTAATTCTTACTTTGCCACTTTGTCGATCGCGATCTACGGTATAGAGTAACGATATACATTATACACCCTGAAAATCAGTGTATCCGGAATTATAACCCGCTGGATATCTCGACTCCTCAGCTGTGCCAGAGCACGATGCAGGCGCAGTTATGAAAATAATGCATTGTCCCGCCAACATTGTTCCCCCTGAGCAGCATTGTGATGGGTGAGAACAGCTCAGAAGCCAAAACCTGAAATAGCTCCCCACTGCTCCATCCATGGATACCTGGAGGGACCAGACTGGAGCCAGGACGCCCCTAGACTGCATCAGGACGGCTGCGACAAAGATAGAAAcagctgcggctgctgattggctgcaGCCGGGGGCGAGACTCCAATCGTCAACTGCCGCCCCGCAGCGGGAATTGACTAAGCGGTAGCCCGGTGCCTTTTAGCTGGCCTCCCATGCACGTTCGCAGCATCACCCAAATCCAAAGCCGATCCGTCCATCACTCTCGCTGGCAGCACGCTCGACTCGCATTATTCGCAAATCGCAATTCTGTTTACACCTTTGCGAGCTAAAAAAGCCCGCTACGTCAAGATGATCTCAGTCCGCCCATTCAATTTCAGTGATCAGCCACTCATGCCTGTCCATCGCGTCGCTCAATTGATCAATTCGCAATCATGTTCCCATTCCCCACACCACCTACGATTCACAGCCCGTTTAGAAGCCATCCTCGAGGCCCATGCTTGTGGCTTGACCAGCACTCAGGAGTAGATCAGACTTTGTATCTCCCACATCGAGTCACACAGTGCTCTGTAGCATGACACGATGGCTTCACTCAATAATTTGATTCAATAACTTGCGTAGCCGAGCTTGCTTTTCAGCCTCTCAATTTCGCGTCAACTGCGAAAGTCCCGGGAGTCGCCGTGGCCGGCGTAGAATCAGATGCAGCACGCAAACATTCAAAGCGATTGAGTTTGAGCCCGAGTGCGGCGTTCCCTGGAAACAACACCCGTCTTCCGCCTCGCCGTCCACTCTGTTCCTTGTGCGCCGCCACGTTGCTGCAAATCCGAATGAAATTTTGCCTGCGCTCACGTGGTCGCTGTAGCAGTCGCACACAAACACCGAACTGCTGTCTTCAATAGAGCTCATAAGACTGACTGCATTAGATTTGTCACAATTGGCCGTCACCGCCGGAGCCCGGAAAGCTTGCGTCAAGGCCGAAGCACATACCTGGCTCCGCATGTCTGAAGACGCGTTTTAAACGTATCATATAGCAACAGAATGCGCCATGTTGAATCACTCCACCGCCCAAGAAAACTCCCCATCCAAGAAACCATGGGGCGGCGACCGGCGAGACACCCTGCGGTTGTAGCTGAACCCTGAACCCAAGCTTTCCGGGGATCCAAGAAACGGCGATCCTCCGTTGGTACCGTTGGAAGCCGCTCGGGCGTTAGATTTCCCCGACTGCGCTATACAATCCGCGGATTTCGGGAGTCCAACTCCCCGACtgcttatttttataagcTGATTCCCCTCCGTTCTGTGCGGAAATTGTAGTAACAGTCTCTAAATCAATCGTTTCCTAGAATTTCAGTGCCATGGCCTCTTCCCCTCgaatcgccatcatcggcggcggccccGCAGGCCTCACGCTCGGCCTCCTCCTACACAAGCACAACATCTCCTTCACAATCTTCGAGCGTCGTCCCAAGCCCACTCCTTCAGACCTCGCAAAGCCCTCCGGCTCGCTCGATCTCCACGATGAGTCCGGCCTTGCCGCGCTCAAAGAATGCGGCATCTACGAGGACTTCCTCAAGCTGACAGGCGAGTGCTCCGAGGCGCAAAAGGTCGCAGACAAGGACGGCACCATTGTCTACGCCGACAAAGGCGAGCTCAGCGAACGCCCTGAGATCTCGCGCCATGCGCTCACAAACCTTCTCACCGAGAATCTGCCCGCGGAGTCGATCAAGTATGAGCACAAACTCTTCGCGGTCTCGCGCTCtaccaactccaactccaactccaactcagAAACAGAAGTCGAACTCGACTTCGGCGCACAGGGTAAACAAGCCTTCAGTCTCGTCATTGGTGCCGACGGCGCCTGGTCGCGCGTGCGCAATGCACTGACCGATACAAAGCCCTACTACACCGGCACGCAAGTCATCACTGCCACAATCCCCAATATCACAAAGACCTACCCACACCTCTCGTCTCTTATAGGCCAAGGCAGCTTCTCTGCCCTCGCCTATCGCCACGGCGTCATGTCGCAGCGCGGCTCCGGCGACTCGGCGCGCATATAcatcttcctctctctccccgaGCAAGAAGACTACGCAAAGACATCAGGGTGGGAAAGCGCCGACTTCAAGAACATAAAGAACCAACTTCTCACGGACGAGAGGCTCTTCGGGATCTTCGGAGAAAAGATCAAGGACCTCATCTCTGTCGCctgcgacgaggaagccaaGTTGGCTAGTTCCAGcacaaacacaaacacagACCCAGactcaatctcaaccccgAATCCATCTACATCCACCGGGACCCCACCTGAAATAAAACCAAACCCAATCCCCATGAAACCGCTCTACACGCTGCCCCCAAACACCTCCTTCACGCACGACCCCACCGCCTCAACAACTGCAATCGGCGACGCCGCGCACCTAATGCCCCCATGGGCCGGCGAGGGCGTAAACCTAGCCATGTGGGACTCGCTGCTCCTGTCGCACGCCATCGTCAAGGCTTTTAAACAGAGTCAGACCGAGGGCGCCTCGTTCCGGACAGCCTTCGACCCGCTCCTGTCCACCTTCGAGACGGAGATGTTTGCGCGCGCGGGCGAGAAGGCTGAGGAGACGGTTGGGAATGGGCAGATGCTGTTTGGGGAGGACGGGGCGAAGGCGTTTAAGGAGTTTTTCGAGAGTGTTTATGGGCCGTggagtggtgatgatgcaTAGGCAGCTCGCTCAGTTGCGCTGTCATTCCTTTTGGATGTTGCGTGTTGGAATGAATAGGTAAGTAAATAGGTAAGTAGGGGTGGAAAATTGGGTCAGAGGATGATATTTTCacatatatatagatagcaTAGATAGCGTTTTTGTTTTCATGCGTTGATACCCTGTACCCCCATTGTTTATAAGGATGGGGGTTTGATGCATACAATAACATATCACTACCCatgtaatatataaaaatttcATCAACATTGCCGAGCATTTTAAACTTCCTACATTCAAGACCCAGAGTACAACTACAGTTGAAATAGAAAAGGCTTATGGGAAGTTGATTTAGACATCTTCTgtataataaacttattgAAATTACATTTTTCGACCCAGATGTCCCAGATGCCCTTCCCAGAGCATCAACATGACAAATCACATCCGAACCATCGCgccaaaagcaaaacaaactGATGTAATAGATAGAGAAAACCGGTCGCCGAGTTCACGCCGGCCAGACACAAGAAGATTGCGCATCTAAGCCATGTAGGTGCTAGAGTCAACACCGTCCTCGGGGTACTCACTGGACATATTGTTAGCATGCTGCCAAAAATCGTTGACTTCCAGGAACATTGGGACAAAAACTTACGGAAGGGCGACTTCGAAAcgcttctcgatatccttcAGGACCTGCTCATCTTCCGGAGTGCTCACgaaagagatggagagaCCCTTGGTACCGAAACGACCGGCACGACCGACACGGTGCAGGTAGGAGTCTGCATCCGCGGGCAGATCGTAGTTGATGGCAAGGTTAATACGTTCAATATCGATACCACGTCCAAAAACATCGGTGGCGACACAGATACGCTTGTTGAATTCCTTGAACTCTTTGTAGCGTTTGATACTATGTAATTTATGAGTAATTGTCTTCATATGGAGATATCAGGTAACGTACCGTTCCTCCTGGCTAACGCCAGAGTGCACAGCAATACTGGGGAAGTTGCACTCGCGCAGTAACTTGTCGAGCTCATTGGCACGAATTGTGCtcttgacgaagatgatgacctGGTTGAACTCGAGGGTGTCGAGCAGCTCGTTCAGCTTGCggttcttctcggcctcacTGAGCTTAACGTAGTATTGCTGAAGACCGTGGAGGGTAAGCTTAGTGTCATCGTCGACGTAAACTTCCAGCGGATTCCTCATGAACTTTTTGCAGATAGGTCGGACCTCCTGCGAGAGAGTAGCACTGAACATCATGACCTGCTTGTCGGTGGGGGTGGCGCGGAAGATCTCTTGAACGTCGCGGCGCATATCTAAACCGCGAGTAAGTTGAATGGTCAGGATTCAAAGACACTATACAAAACTTACCAATCTGGTCAAGCATCTTGTCACACTCGTCGAGAACAAAAGCCTTGACGTTGCGGAGAGAAAGCTTCTTGTCGCGGACGAGGGCGTTAAGACGACCGGGAGTAGCGACGATGATGTTGGGGAAAGTGTCCTTGTTCGACAGAGTCTCGATATCCTTCTGGATGGGAGTACCACCGTAGAAGACGGCGGTCTTCACATCAGGAAGATACTTGCTGAATCGAGCGTATTCGTTCTTGATCTGATAAGCCAACTCACGAGTGTGGCACATAACCAAGACGGAACACtccccaggaacaggctccAGCTGGTGAAGGGTGGTAAGTACGAAGACAGCCGTCTTTCCAAGACCGGACTTGGCCTGGCAGAGAACATCGACGTTCAGAATAGCGGTCGGAATGCAAACTTGCTGGACTATGGTGATGCGGAACGGTATGTTAGACTTTGGTTCGAATCCATGAAACTTGAAAGAGAAAAGACAATCCGTCTCAAGGTCCGTCCATCCCCCTAGTGATCGACTACGTAAGGTCAAAGGTTCCAGGCCCAACTTCGTCGCCTGAACAATCGGGAAGTGCAAGTTATAAGCATTACCAAAATATCAGATCACCCGCCGGAGGATAGATCCAACGTCTAGATCCCCCTTTGCGCGAAGACGTTTTCAGTCCCAAATCTGGTATattgttcttcttttttccgGATGCGCATTTGATTCACCCAGATCCGCTCAAGACGACAATCTGGGGAAAAGAATATCGGCGAAAAATCGAGTTTctcgattttttttttcgccATATGTCACTGATGCAATGAAGCAACAGGTATAAGCTGTGGAGCACTTTCCGCGCGGCGCGGCCATTCTCGCGATGTTCCATAACAGAAACATCTTCATGGCGCCACAGAATCCCGAGAGAAACAGGTGACAAGAAGCGACAATGGATTCCCTTTCCCGTGGAGATGGACGGACCGTTGAAACATGGAGCTATGGAGGAAGGCTATTGGAAAAGAATATGTGATGATGGACTAACCCTCCGAAGGATGTTCGAAACCGCAATCGGTGATAGCACGTAAAAGTTCGCCCTTGAGCAGAAAGTCGCGGAAACCGGTCGAGTGGATACCGACGTAACTTCCCTTCTTGTCCGCACGGCCACCGGTGACCGTCAATTCGCTACcttccttcttggcctgAGCCCCGTTGGCGGCGGGGGCAGCGGTAGTGGCTGCGGCGTCAGTGGTCTGAAGCTCCTCATCGGAGTAGTCAATGAGATCCTCCTCGTGAGACATGTTGAAAGACGGTGGCGAGTCGAAGTGAGATCGAAAGCGGTGCGAAAATGCTGATTACTGCGGCGCGTCTAGACCACAGGGAAACTGGTGTCTGGGGAGtgcggagttggagaagtcgAGAAAATCGAGGTTCAGGGTGAGATTGAAGATGAAAAAGACAAACAGCCGCTTTGATCGTGGCTGCGAGATGAATTGAAAGGGACGCCGATGATGAAAGAGGAGGACTTGAGGCGAGTCGCGAGGGatggagagaagaaagcagaCCAGTTCACGTGACTCAATTAGTCATTCATGGAGCCGCGCACATGCCGCTTCCGGTTAGCTTTGAATTGCCACATGACGGCCGTCTACAAACAATTCTAGCTTCACAGACAACGTCAATGGCGAAggccaagggcaagaaggGCTCTAGCGGAGGAGTGAACAGCCATGTTCGCGCACGCATTAACTACCTATACAAGGCGGCTACCTACCTGCAGTCTGCAAAGCCGAGAACCCGCGAAGCCGTCAAAACCGTCACGAAAACCCAAGAAGACGAAGTAACGCCGGACTCTGCGCGCATCGTACCGCTTGTATCTGCAAAAGAATCTCCAACTGGCGGCGATTGTCCTCAATATCACTCCCAACTCGCTCGAATGTGTATTTCCCAGATGCGCGGAGTCTCCCAGAAATCGCAACTCCGACTGCCAATCGAACAGAAACGGTCATTTTGCAAGCGCTGTGATACGCTGTTAATTCCTGGGGCCAACTGCACAGAAGAGCTCAGAAATACAAGCCGTGGAGCCAGGAAACCATGGGCAGAAGTCCGAGTCGTCCGCTGCAACGGCTGTGGCACAGAGAAACGGTTCCCTCAGACGGATAAGCGGAGCCGGAAGCTTTCAGACCGCAAACAAGACCCAAAACCAGAAAACAAGGCGGACTCGATGGATCAAACATGATTTCTTTTTGCTGGCTGTTCAATGCAATGGACAGCTTCGGTGAACTAGCGTGTCTAAGCTCTTCGTGCTTATGGAGCACTGCAATGGCTATTCCCAGTTTTCGCTGACTGGAACGGCAAATCCGCTGGCCAGTAACTTCCCGGACATTGTTACTCTACCGGGAGCACGAGAGAGTTGCCCTCTGCTGGACATACTCACATGGCGtcgccaacccagccctaaACCGCATCGGACTCCGAAATTTGACTTCAAGTTTTCCTGCCCCGACGACCAATGGGCTCCCATGAACAGCTTATATCCGTGGGTGATAGCGAAACGCCGGacctattttttttttccttgtCGGCCTGCGGCAAGATCCGCTTTTGCGACTGACCCCTCTGGGCAGGTTTTGGCAATAATATAGAGGGACGATATACATAGACCTATACAAACTGCTCAATCAAGAACGAAGACCCCGTCCGCTCGCAAGGGCTGGGGTATTGGATTCAAATATATGGAAGGATATTGCCGATGGGCTTAGCTCATCTTCATTGCGCAGTTTCAAGCAACGAAGCACAATCGACTAATCAAGGAGATGAGATGTATTAGACAAAAGAAGCAACGGTGGCAGGCACaatagcaacagcaacagtaAAACTCCAAAGCACCCCACCAACTCGAGTAAACTCCAACGCTAGAAACATAATTATACTGTGATCCTGTGAGCTCTTATTTCGTTGCACGTTGTTTCACAATAGCCAAAATTGCCGCGAGGCAGGTATCCAATCTTCCAAGAGCAAAGCTTCGCCATATTTGCATGCGAAGGGGTAGTATTTGACAACCAAAACAGAAGCAACATAACAAACAATCCGCTCGCGGGGGGGACTCGAAACAGGTAGTAGATATCATAATAAAAGCGCAATCTCAAATCAAATCACAGAGTCCGTGAGGACGGGTAcagtatataatttttttccCCTTTCTTCAGCTGGAGCGCTTGTTTCTCCTTTCGTGTCTCTGTCGTGGCTGTCGTCGATTTGGTGGAGGTCGTGTAGGTCGTGCGTTCGTGATCGTATTGCAGAGGGGTAGGAGTTTCATttggtggggatggggaAAGTCATTGGATGAATCAGGTGCCAGGGTAGAGGCACGGATTCGAAAGTAATGCGCCTCCAGGGCTAGTAGGAATGTGTTCTTCAGAGTAGATCATAagaggaatgggaaggatTGGATGGACAGTCGTAAAATCGCGGGGTAGCAGATCGCAGAGTGAGGGTATCAGGGGTGTATATTGAGTATATGGtacttcatcgtcgtcggcgagcAGCTTGGTCAAGGCGTTGGTCCAAACCCTCTATTCGGCCACGATAGGTTTTCACGATTTCTCTGATGTGACCGATTTTCGCAAGCTCGTTCTCCAAGTCGTCAATTGAGGTCAGTATCGCACGAGTACGGGCGATTTCGGCGTCAGCATTGCGAATAACGTTTCCGGCCCGGTCATAACTATTTTGTATAGAAAGTTGCATTTGATCCTCCAACTGGTGCGGGTCAGAACCAACCGAGTCAAGTATATTGAGATTGCGAGTGGAGAGTTgcgtggaggaagagcggTCGAACAAATCGGCCCGCAGACCGGTTCACAAATACCGGAAATATAAAAGGAAAGACGTAAAGTGAAAGGAAAGAACATACATATTCGAGGCGATTCTG encodes:
- a CDS encoding FAD-dependent oxidoreductase (COG:S;~EggNog:ENOG410PUZ0;~InterPro:IPR036188,IPR002938;~PFAM:PF01494;~go_function: GO:0071949 - FAD binding [Evidence IEA]), producing MASSPRIAIIGGGPAGLTLGLLLHKHNISFTIFERRPKPTPSDLAKPSGSLDLHDESGLAALKECGIYEDFLKLTGECSEAQKVADKDGTIVYADKGELSERPEISRHALTNLLTENLPAESIKYEHKLFAVSRSTNSNSNSNSETEVELDFGAQGKQAFSLVIGADGAWSRVRNALTDTKPYYTGTQVITATIPNITKTYPHLSSLIGQGSFSALAYRHGVMSQRGSGDSARIYIFLSLPEQEDYAKTSGWESADFKNIKNQLLTDERLFGIFGEKIKDLISVACDEEAKLASSSTNTNTDPDSISTPNPSTSTGTPPEIKPNPIPMKPLYTLPPNTSFTHDPTASTTAIGDAAHLMPPWAGEGVNLAMWDSLLLSHAIVKAFKQSQTEGASFRTAFDPLLSTFETEMFARAGEKAEETVGNGQMLFGEDGAKAFKEFFESVYGPWSGDDA
- the SUB2 gene encoding ATP-dependent RNA helicase SUB2 (BUSCO:EOG09262E4Q;~COG:A;~EggNog:ENOG410PGTN;~InterPro:IPR027417,IPR001650,IPR014014,IPR014001, IPR011545;~PFAM:PF04851,PF00270,PF00271;~go_function: GO:0003676 - nucleic acid binding [Evidence IEA];~go_function: GO:0004386 - helicase activity [Evidence IEA];~go_function: GO:0005524 - ATP binding [Evidence IEA]) yields the protein MSHEEDLIDYSDEELQTTDAAATTAAPAANGAQAKKEGSELTVTGGRADKKGSYVGIHSTGFRDFLLKGELLRAITDCGFEHPSEVQQVCIPTAILNVDVLCQAKSGLGKTAVFVLTTLHQLEPVPGECSVLVMCHTRELAYQIKNEYARFSKYLPDVKTAVFYGGTPIQKDIETLSNKDTFPNIIVATPGRLNALVRDKKLSLRNVKAFVLDECDKMLDQIDMRRDVQEIFRATPTDKQVMMFSATLSQEVRPICKKFMRNPLEVYVDDDTKLTLHGLQQYYVKLSEAEKNRKLNELLDTLEFNQVIIFVKSTIRANELDKLLRECNFPSIAVHSGVSQEERIKRYKEFKEFNKRICVATDVFGRGIDIERINLAINYDLPADADSYLHRVGRAGRFGTKGLSISFVSTPEDEQVLKDIEKRFEVALPEYPEDGVDSSTYMA
- a CDS encoding ribonuclease P Rpr2/Rpp21/SNM1 subunit (COG:A;~EggNog:ENOG410PSI0;~InterPro:IPR007175;~PFAM:PF04032), with amino-acid sequence MAKAKGKKGSSGGVNSHVRARINYLYKAATYLQSAKPRTREAVKTVTKTQEDEVTPDSARIVPLVSAKESPTGGDCPQYHSQLARMCISQMRGVSQKSQLRLPIEQKRSFCKRCDTLLIPGANCTEELRNTSRGARKPWAEVRVVRCNGCGTEKRFPQTDKRSRKLSDRKQDPKPENKADSMDQT